In Colletotrichum higginsianum IMI 349063 chromosome 3, whole genome shotgun sequence, a genomic segment contains:
- a CDS encoding Nitrate reductase, whose product MDVLSASIPVAFREPLAKAELSFPPSPATTVREGLSYSVDGGSEYSVSGGLLDEPSVEGSRTYPLPPKSRTNKVLAEDLKTPDNHVTRDPRLIRLTGIHPFNVEAPLSDLYDEGFITTKDLHYVRNHGPVPKVEDEDMFDWEFTVEGLVENPIKMTLRDLISDYEQITYPVTLVCAGNRRKEQNMVRKSKGFSWGAAGLSTALWTGVSIGDLLARAMPKRGAKYVCFEGADKLPNGYYGTSIKLNWCMDPNRGVTVCYRMNGELLHPDHGKPVRIIIPGQIGGRSVKWLKKIIVTKEPSTNWYHIYDNRVLPTTVSPDASADLPEVWKDERYAIYDLNTNSATCYPAHDEVVPLGGLSETYKVRGYAYGGGGRRITRVEITLDRGKTWLLANVNYPEDTYRLAPEGETLYGGRVDMDWRETSFCWCFWDLDIPIAQLADAADVMVRAMDESMMVQPRDMYWSVLGMMNNPWFRVVIHKEGHSLRFEHPTQPALMAGGWMERVKKAGGNLSNGFWGEKIEGEADNIFEPEEIKDICMTKDTVKRDVTIEELRQHGSEEEPWFVVNGEVYDGTPFLEGHPGGAASIFGAAGQDVSEEFLTIHSENAKKMMPDYHIGTLDEAARKLLAEGEVVPEDDDKTSRSVFLQSKSWTKGILSERKKVSSDSKIFTFTLEHPEQMVGLPVGQHLMMRLRDPVTREAIIRAYTPISEGTDKGKLHVLIKIYYSTTEREGGKMTQALDSIPVGHFVDFKGPVGKFEYLGNGLCSIAGKPQRAVKRFIMICAGSGITPIFQVLRAVMKNAADPTRCLVLDGNRVEEDILCREDLDVMAAAHPDRCRLLYTLTKPDASWTGLKGRMDGKFFEEHVGACPNETGGDELVLVCGPEALEASVRSTLTGLGWKGDDLLFF is encoded by the exons ATGGACGTCCTCTCCGCTTCCATCCCCGTCGCGTTCAGGGAACCTCTCGCCAAGGCAGAGCTCAGCTTCCCCCCAAGTCCGGCTACTACTGTAAGGGAAGGACTGTCTTACAGCGTCGACGGCGGATCAGAATATTCGGTTTCGGGAGGTCTACTGGACGAACCGAGCGTTGAGGGATCTCGAACCTATCCCTTGCCTCCCAAATCAAGAACTAACAAGGTTCTGGCCGAGGATCTCAAGACACCAGACAACCATGTCACCCGAGACCCGCGACTAATACGCTTGACCGGAATCCACCCCTTCAACGTCGAGGCCCCTCTGAGCGATTTGTACGACGAAGGCTTCATCACCACCAAGGACCTGCACTATGTTCGGAATCATGGGCCCGTACCTAAAGTTGAGGACGAAGACATGTTCGACTGGGAATTTACCGTTGAGGGTCTGGTCGAGAACCCCATCAAGATGACACTCAGAGACCTCATCTCAGACTACGAACAGATCACCTACCCCGTCACCCTGGTATGTGCTGGCAACCGCCGAAAAGAGCAGAACATGGTGCGCAAATCAAAAGGCTTCTCAtggggcgccgccggcttgTCAACAGCCCTTTGGACCGGCGTGTCGATCGGCGATCTCCTTGCCCGGGCAATGCCCAAGAGAGGTGCAAAGTACGTTTGCTTCGAGGGTGCCGACAAGCTGCCCAACGGTTACTACGGAACCAGTATCAAGCTCAACTGGTGCATGGACCCCAACCGCGGAGTGACGGTATGCTACCGCATGaacggcgagctgctgcacCCTGACCATGGGAAACCCGTCCGCATCATCATTCCCGGCCAGATCGGCGGCAGGAGTGTCAAGTGGCTCAAGAAGATCATCGTCACAAAGGAACCAAGTACCAACTGGTACCACATCTACGACAATCGAGTGCTTCCTACTACGGTCTCCCCAGATGCGAGCGCAGACCTACCTGAGGTATGGAAGGACGAGCGATACGCAATCTACGACCTCAACACGAATAGCGCCACCTGCTACCCTGCTCACGACGAAGTTGTTCCCTTGGGTGGTCTATCAGAGACCTACAAAGTCCGCGGGTACGCGtatggcggcggcggcaggagGATCACAAGAGTGGAAATCACCCTCGATCGCGGCAAGACGTGGctcctcgccaacgtcaACTACCCCGAAGATACATATCGGCTGGCCCCGGAAGGCGAGACCCTCTACGGTGGTAGAGTCGACATGGACTGGAGGGAGACCAGCTTCTGCTGGTGCTTCTGGGATCTGGACATACCCATTGCTCagctcgccgacgcggcAGACGTCATGGTCCGTGCCATGGACGAAAGCATGATGGTGCAGCCGAGGGACATGTACTGGAGTGTTTTGGGCATGATGAACAACCCGTGGTTCAGAGTGGTCATCCACAAGGAGGGGCACAGCCTGCGCTTCGAGCACCCCACTCAGCCGGCACTCATGGctggtggatggatggagcGCGTCAAGAAAGCGGGAGGTAATCTCTCTAACGGCTTCTGGGGCGAGAAAATCGAGGGCGAAGCCGACAACATCTTCGAGCCGGAAGAAATCAAGGATATTTGCATGACGAAGGACACCGTCAAGCGCGACGTCACCATTGAAGAGCTTCGCCAGCAcggcagcgaggaggagccttggttcgtcgtcaacggcgaggtCTACGACGGCACCCCCTTCCTCGAGGGTCATCCGGGAGGTGCCGCGTccatcttcggcgccgccggccaagaCGTGTCGGAAGAGTTCTTAACGATCC ACAGTGAGAATGCCAAAAAGATGATGCCCGACTACCACATCGGCAccctggacgaggcggcTCGGAAGCTGCTCGCCGAAGGCGAGGTCGTGccggaggacgacgacaagacgtCACGGTCTGTCTTCTTGCAGTCCAAGAGCTGGACCAAAGGCATCCTCTCGGAAAGGAAGAAGGTGTCGTCCGATTCCAAGATCTTCACCTTCACACTCGAGCACCCGGAGCAGATGGTCGGCCTGCCGGTCGGCCAGCACCTGATGATGAGGCTGCGCGACCCCGTCACCCGCGAGGCCATCATCCGCGCCTACACGCCCATCTCGGAGGGCACCGACAAGGGCAAGCTGCACGTGCTCATCAAGATATACTACAGCACAACGGAacgcgagggcggcaagaTGACGCAGGCCCTCGACTCCATCCCTGTGGGTCACTTTGTCGACTTCAAGGGCCCCGTCGGCAAGTTCGAGTACCTCGGCAACGGGCTGTGCTCCATCGCCGGCAAGCCGCAACGCGCCGTCAAGCGCTTCATTATGATCTGCGCGGGCTCGGGCATCACGCCTATCTTCCAGGTCCTGAGGGCCGTCATGAAGAACGCTGCCGACCCGACGAGGtgtctcgtcctcgacggcaaccgcgtcgaggaggacatACTCTGTCGCGAGGATCTCGACGTCATGGCCGCGGCCCACCCGGACAGGTGCCGCCTGCTCTATACTCTCACGAAGCCTGATGCGTCTTGGACAGGTCTGAAGGGCAGGATGGACGGCAAGTTTTTTGAGGAGCACGTGGGCGCGTGCCCCAACGAAACCGGtggcgacgagctcgtcctcgtgTGCGGACCTGAGGCGTTGGAGGCAAGCGTGCGCTCCACCCTCACTGGGCTCGGCTGGAAGGGAGACGACTTGTTGTTTTTCTAA
- a CDS encoding MIF4G domain-containing protein, with protein sequence MDRARKRELRSLNTRAWDGDHDVFAVSKSLDSSLKKNTAFIKRLRTAISAATLNTFLQEIRTLSLHKYLSEIVSACYEGLCRLKSPGEIEAGVEIVSALHQRFGSSEFTEYLGWLLGKGMATPDKSLLKSLAPEVREREEKERLTRQRVLLRVVTELWLVDVLRTLDDVTRPDDATKGATGKVAELKPRAQVNKSGAAEPFPLEVLKDLLGHDREHVNLPLLVIFVKAFSWDILGVKSSAAEGRKTVEEDGATKTANGTAQGDGGGDDQAGDNDGQPFTPPELQEKFKTILKKYFEDVKSHVVRDQKSIHSQARRNAEAYVKSGEVFEDRQANFEKQLKAQERLVANAQAIADAIGADMPDLKESDDSLANTNGSIGLVKAGDYLRGLGDGAGIWEDEDERRFYENLVDLKGKVPGILLDDGKKKKPDNEEQVGKKIDLADAPDAPKAPDVGEDQSTSIANKTIGAQVDAVLARLPDLTNKDVIDQAAIDFCYLNSKASRNRLIKALTEVPKGRGDLLPSWSRLAATLGRYMPDIPKGLVDYLDAEFRSLQRRKDKDFLGQVRLSNIRYLAELTKFGIVPEHVVFHCLKVSLDDFSRMNIEIICNLLENCGRYLLRNPETSPRMATFLETLQRKKSVQHIGQAERMLIENAVYYVDPPDRPAIQQKERTPMELFIRKLIYMDMTKRNYSKILKQIRRLHWEEAEVVGILEKVFSKPGKVKYGNIHLLAILLSALYRYHPAFVVRVIDNVMESICFGLEQNDFKFYQRRISEVKYIGELYNYRMVEHPVIFDTMYKIMTFGHGGPPIPGRLNHFDLPDDFFRIRLIATILETCGMYFAKGAAGKKLDYFLSFFQYYIYTKQSLPMDIEFIVQDTFALTRPQWKLASNLEEASKAFQLAIAQDQKVSGADKTLEVDDASIGSSSDDEDGDEHLPEAEADEEESGSDDEGAEDHDVDMSHADSDSEDEAIVVTRQQERIDPEAEAEFEREYAKMMAESLESRKFERKPLFDVPLPVRGKSKETATGSEPVETGAPTASTTMAFSLLTKKGNRQQTRTVELPSDSTFAVAMKTQQQAEREEQQRIKNLVLNYDLRENEDPDGNDRLTLLQSNPNVHNAQAGHEKPTSYHHNRPDRGKDRGGQRVRKLQLSDVDWYESSIKRGSGFARAAALDFNPDVESGNDAGQSATPTHQHGIAYKRCMPVMGSASRLEVRKEQPRRVRKYQ encoded by the exons ATGGATCGTGCAAGGAAGC GCGAGTTGCGCTCCCTGAACACTCGCGCCTGGGATGGCGACCACG ATGTGTTCGCCGTCAGCAAGTCGCTCGATTCATCCCTGAAGAAGAACACCGCTTTCATCAAGCGACTCCGAACCGCCATCTCTGCCGCCACTCTCAACACCTTCCTACAAGAGATCCGCACCCTTAGCCTCCACAAGTACCTCTCCGAGATTGTCTCCGCTTGCTACGAAGGCCTCTGCAGGCTCAAGTCCCCcggcgagatcgaggccggcgtcgagatTGTCAGCGCTCTGCACCAACGCTTCGGCTCCAGCGAGTTCACGGAGTACTTGGGATGGCTACTTGGCAAGGGAATGGCAACACCTGACAAGAGCTTGCTCAAGTCACTTGCCCCCGAGGTCcgcgagagggaggagaaagaGCGTTTGACGCGCCAGCGAGTGCTCTTGCGTGTCGTTACTGAACTTTGGCTCGTTGATGTTCTCCGAACCCTCGATGATGTTACACGACCCGACGATGCCACCAAAGGCGCCACAGGCAAGGTGGCCGAGCTGAAGCCCAGGGCTCAAGTTAACAagagcggcgccgccgagccctTTCCCCTCGAGGTTCTCAAGGATTTATTGGGTCATGACAGGGAGCACGTCAACTTGCCGCTGCTCGTCATTTTCGTCAAGGCTTTCAGTTGGGATATTCTGGGTGTTaagtcctcggcggccgagggtCGCAAGACGGTAGAGGAGGATGGTGCAACCAAGACGGCCAACGGCACCGCACagggggacggcggcggcgatgaccaGGCCGGCGATAACGACGGCCAACCGTTCACACCTCCCGAGCTCCAGGAAAAGTTCAAGACCATCCTGAAGAAATATTTCGAGGATGTCAAGAGTCACGTCGTCCGAGACCAGAAATCCATCCACTCCCAAGCTCGACGAAACGCCGAGGCTTACGTAAAGTCCGGCGAAGTCTTCGAGGATCGGCAAGCGAACTTCGAGAAGCAGCTCAAGGCCCAGGAGCGGCTTGTGGCAAATGCCCAGGCCATCGCGGATGCTATTGGCGCCGACATGCCTGATCTGAAGGAAAGCGACGACTCGCTAGCGAACACCAACGGTTCCATCGGCTTGGTCAAGGCTGGCGATTATCTGCGAGGCCTCGGTGACGGTGCTGGAATTtgggaagatgaagacgagcGACGCTTTTACGAAAACCTGGTCGATCTGAAGGGCAAGGTTCCGGGAatccttctcgacgacggcaagaaaaagaaaccGGACAATGAAGAGCAAGTCGGCAAAAAAATCGACCTGGCAGATGCCCCTGACGCACCAAAGGCTCCTGACGTGGGTGAAGACCAGTCCACTTCCATCGCTAATAAGACGATTGGTGCCCAGGTCGATGCTGTGCTAGCTCGGTTGCCAGACCTCACCAACAAGGATGTCATAGACCAAGCCGCCATCGACTTCTGCTATTTGAACTCGAAGGCCTCTCGTAACAGGCTGATTAAAGCTTTGACTGAGGTTCCTAAGGGTCGAGGCGATCTCCTGCCATCATGGTCGAGACTTGCCGCAACTTTGGGCCGATACATGCCGGACATTCCCAAGGGTCTTGTTGATTATCTCGACGCGGAATTCCGCAGCCTCCAGAGACGAAAGGACAAGGACTTTCTCGGTCAGGTTCGATTGAGCAACATCCGGTACCTCGCCGAACTGACCAAGTTTGGCATCGTGCCGGAGCATGTGGTGTTCCACTGTCTCAAGGTCAGCCTGGACGATTTTTCAAGGATGAACATTGAAATCATTTGCAATCTCTTGGAGAACTGTGGGCGTTACCTTCTGCGGAACCCGGAGACCTCGCCGCGCATGGCGACTTTTCTCGAGACGTTGCAACGCAAGAAGTCTGTCCAGCACATTGGGCAGGCCGAGCGCATGCTCATAGAAAATGCTGTCTACTACGTCGACCCTCCTGATCGGCCCGCTATCCAGCAAAAGGAGCGGACGCCCATGGAGCTGTTCATCCGCAAGTTGATCTACATGGACATGACTAAGCGTAACTACAGTAAGATCTTGAAGCAGATTCGCAGGCTTCACTGGGAAGAGGCTGAG GTCGTCGGTATCCTGGAGAAGGTATTTTCCAAGCCTGGTAAAGTCAAATATGGCAACATTCACCTCCTTGCCATCCTCCTCAGCGCACTCTACCGGTACCACCCGGCTTTTGTGGTCAGAGTCATCGACAACGTCATGGAATCCATTTGTTTCGGCCTGGAGCAGAATGACTTCAAGTTCTACCAACGTCGTATCTCCGAAGTCAAGTACATTGGTGAGCTCTACAACTATAGAATGGTCGAGCATCCAGTCATTTTCGACACCATGTACAAAATCATGACATTCGGCCATGGCGGTCCTCCTATCCCCGGTCGACTGAACCACTTCGACCTGCCCGACGACTTCTTCCGCATCAGGTTGATTGCAACCATCCTGGAGACATGCGGCATGTACTTTGCCAAAGGTGCAGCAGGCAAGAAGTTGGACTATTTCTTATCTTTCTTCCAG TACTACATTTATACCAAACAGTCTTTGCCCATGGACATCGAGTTCATTGTTCAAGACACGTTTGCACTCACGCGACCCCAATGGAAGCTGGCATCCAACCTGGAAGAAGCCTCAAAGGCATTTCAACTGGCCATAGCCCAGGATCAGAAGGTTTCGGGAGCCGACAAGACCCTTGAGGTAGATGACGCATCGATTGGTTCTTCTTCggacgatgaagatggagatgagCATCTTCCCGAAGcggaggccgacgaggaggaatCGGGCTCTGATGATGAAGGCGCCGAG GACCACGACGTGGACATGTCACACGCTGACTCTGACAGCGAAGATGAAGCCATTGTCGTCACCCGCCAACAGGAGCGGATCGACCCGGAGGCTGAAGCGGAATTCGAACGTGAGTACGCCAAGATGATGGCCGAGAGTCTGGAGTCGCGCAAATTCGAGCGCAAGCCTCTCTTTGATGTGCCGCTTCCCGTGCGGGGCAAGTCAAAGGAAACGGCAACAGGATCAGAGCCTGTAGAGACTGGAGCCCCCACTGCCAGCACTACGATGGCCTTCTCTCTCCTGACGAAGAAGGGCAACCGCCAACAG ACTCGAACCGTGGAGCTTCCTTCGGACTCAACCTTCGCTGTCGCTATGAAGACACAGCAACAGGCTGAAAGGGAGGAACAACAGCGCATCAAGAATCTTGTCTTGAACTACGATCTTCGCGAGAATGAGGATCCCGATGGTAATGACCGCCTTACGTTGCTGCAATCAAACCCAAATGTTCACAACGCCCAAGCAGGCCACGAAAAGCCGACATCCTACCACCACAACCGACCGGACCGCGGCAAAGACCGTGGGGGACAGCGGGTCCGCAAACTTCAGCTAAGTGACGTTGATTGGTACGAATCATCAATCAAGCGTGGATCGGGCTTCGCGCGGGCGGCTGCACTTGATTTCAACCCGGACGTGGAGTCTGGCAACGATGCAGGGCAGTCGGCAACTCCCACACATCAGCATGGCATTGCATACAAGCGTTGCATGCCGGTCATGGGTTCTGCGTCCAGGCTGGAAGTTCGGAAGGAACAGCCTCGCCGAGTTCGCAAGTACCAGTAG
- a CDS encoding Class VII chitin synthase: MADVDGTHWATKDIVYTSIVGFVMLAAILEWFLWIAAFLYCLWKVFIKAEHWSIRVLAVIVGVLFTCFRAIFLPIMIVTLPLPSAVVKYWPQSMVDVLQWFAFWSFAGLLTIPWLFCVYQLVTNQLGRKKRIKQVLDEVSAPKVVIVMPVYKEDPDVLVVAINSVVDCDYPPSCIHVFLSFDGDQEDELYLNTLDKMGVPLTLETYPKSIDVTYKSARITISRFPHGGKRHCQKATFKLIDKVYEHYLKRNDNLFILFIDSDCILDPTCLQNFVYDMELSPGNNRDMLAMTGVITSTTKKHSLITLLQDMEYIHGQLFERTVESGCGAVTCLPGALTMLRFSAFRRMAKYYFADKAEQCEDLFDFAKCHLGEDRWLTHLFMIGAKKRYQIQMCTSAFCKTEAVQTMTSLIKQRRRWFLGFLSNEVCMLTDWRLWKRYPILLLIRFMQNTIRTTALLFFIMVLAIITTSKKVDNLPVGFIAISLGLNWLMMLYFGAKLRRFKIWLYPVMFILNPFFNWFYMVYGIFTAGQRTWGGPRADAATADTSTTAQQAIEQAEEAGDDLNVVPESFIPAAEARKESIAGGKGNMGPMGRKHSVVQPPANIEGRFAAREKTSSGFYVNADDSQVTVNRTGPSGFGPSWALQSRDSFDSMVSAQTAGNSVYMPRRVESIMGEEDRKKYELAQQGQFNQFLANSKRFGAQTSATGQVYEYSDSEMKRAGFQDAPDPLEGGGQEHTDNMRMGTVDNSLSRPQSGEGPPSRQGTTTTTTTTTSHSMSTTHSARSGRSPLARASLVRTIQLEDVPSEGESSTSGKNSRDHSPKAGR; this comes from the exons ATGGCGGATGTGGATGGGACCCACTGGGCGACGAAGGAC ATCGTCTACACGTCCATCGTGGGCTTCGTGATGTTGGCGGCCATTCTCGAATGGTTTTTATGGATCGCTGCGTTTCTGTACTGTCTCTGGAAGGTCTTCATCAAAGCCGAGCACTGGTCCATTCGAGTTCTGGCAGTCATTGTTGGGGTCCTGTTTACATGCTTCAG AGCAATTTTCCTTCCGATCATGATCGTCACACTGCCGCTTCCAAGTGCTGTCGTCAAGTACTGGCCCCAAAGCATGGTTGACGTCCTGCAATGGTTCGCCTTTTGGAGTTTCGCTGGGCTGCTGACCATCCCCTGGTTGTTCTGCGTTTACCAGTTGGTCACCAATCAGCTtggcaggaagaagaggatcAAGCAGGTTCTCGACGAAGTCTCGGCCCCTAAAGTAGTCATTGTCATGCCGGTCTACAAGGAGGACCCCGATGTTCTTGTTGTCGCCATCAACTCGGTCGTCGACTGCGACTACCCGCCGTCGTGCATCCACGTCTTTTTATCATTTGATGGTGATCAGGAGGACGAACTCTACTTGAACACCTTGGACAAGATGGGCGTCCCATTGACTCTCGAGACCTACCCCAAGAGTATTGACGTTACCTACAAGTCCGCCCGCATCACCATCTCTCGTTTCCCTCACGGCGGAAAGCGTCATTGCCAGAAGGCTACTTTCAAACTCATCGACAAGGTCTACGAACATTACCTCAAGAGAAACGACAATCTGttcatcctcttcatcgACTCCGATTGTATCCTCGACCCTACCTGCCTACAGAACTTCGTTTACGACATGGAGCTGAGCCCCGGCAACAACAGAGACATGCTAGCGATGACTGGTGTCATTACGTCTACGACTAAGAAGCATAGCTTGATCACCCTGCTCCAAGACATGGAATACATCCACGGCCAACTTTTCGAACGTACTGTCGAGTCGGGATGCGGCGCCGTTACTTGCCTTCCCGGTGCCTTGACAATGCTTCGGTTTTCTGCATTCCGCCGCATGGCCAAGTACTATTTTGCCGACAAAGCCGAGCAGTGCGAAGATCTCTTCGACTTTGCCAAGTGTCATCTGGGAGAGGATCGTTGGCTCACCCATCTGTTCATGATCGGAGCCAAGAAGCGTTACCAGATCCAGATGTGCACATCGGCCTTTTGCAAGACCGAAGCTGTCCAGACGATGACGTCGCTCATCAAACAACGCCGACGTTGGTTTTTGGGTTTTCTCTCCAACGAAGTGTGCATGCTTACTGATTGGCGTCTCTGGAAGCGCTACCCTATCTTGCTCCTCATCCGATTCATGCAAAACACCATCCGTACCACTGCCCTGTTGTTCTTCATCATGGTACTTGCCATCATAACGACTTCCAAGAAGGTTGATAACTTGCCGGTTGGATTCATCGCCATCTCACTTGGACTCAACTGGCTCATGATGCTGTACTTTGGTGCCAAGCTCAGACGATTCAAGATCTGGCTGTACCCGGTTATGTTCATTCTCAACCCTTTCTTCAACTGGTTTTACATGGTCTATGGTATATTCACCGCTGGGCAGAGAACGTGGGGAGGACCCAGGGCCGAcgctgccaccgccgacaCTTCTACCACCGCCCAACAAGCCATCGAGCAAGCGGAGGAGGCCGGAGACGACCTCAATGTTGTGCCCGAAAGTTTTATCCCTGCTGCTGAAGCCAGGAAGGAGAGCATTGCCGGTGGTAAGGGCAATATGGGTCCTATGGGCCGCAAGCACAGCGTAGTCCAGCCGCCAGCAAACATCGAGGGACGCTTTGCGGCCAGAGAGAAGACATCGAGCGGTTTCTACGtcaacgccgacgactcCCAGGTTACGGTCAACCGGACCGGTCCTAGCGGGTTCGGTCCTTCGTGGGCCTTACAGTCTCGCGATTCGTTCGATAGTATGGTATCGGCGCAGACTGCTGGCAACTCTGTCTACATGCCTCGTCGCGTGGAGAGCATTATGGGAGAGGAGGACAGGAAGAAGTATGAGCTCGCACAACAAGGGCAATTCAACCAGTTCCTGGCCAACTCGAAACGCTTTGGGGCGCAGACGTCAGCGACTGGCCAAGTATACGAATACTCGGATTCCGAAATGAAGCGAGCCGGATTCCAAGACGCACCCGATCCGTTggaaggcggcggccaggaaCACACAGATAACATGAGGATGGGAACCGTCGACAACAGCCTCTCTAGGCCCCAGTCCGGAGAAGGTCCGCCGTCGAGGCAAGGAAccacgacaacgacaacgacaacgacatcgcACTCAATGTCAACGACGCACTCTGCccgcagcggccgaagcccACTTGCACGAGCCAGCCTTGTCCGCACCATCCAACTCGAAGACGTGCCGTCTGAGGGTGAGAGCTCGACCAGCGGCAAAAACAGTCGTGACCACTCGCCCAAGGCTGGACGATAA